In Streptomyces sp. NBC_01426, one genomic interval encodes:
- a CDS encoding NADP-dependent isocitrate dehydrogenase → MTDSTIIYTHTDEAPALATYSFLPVIQAYASTAGVNVETRDISLAGRIIASFPEHLEEGQRIADALAELGELAKTPGANIIKLPNVSASIPQLKAAVAELQGQGYALPDYPDDPKSDEEREIRARYDKIKGSAVNPVLREGNSDRRAPASVKNYAKAHPHRMGAWTSESKTNVATMGADDFRSTEKSTVITEAGTLRIEHVAADGTTTVLRESVPVLAGEVVDASVMHVDALRTFLNAQIERAKTEDVLFSVHLKATMMKVSDPIVFGHVVRAFFPKTFARHGETLAAAGLSPNDGLGTILNGLGALPDAAAIKASFDAELAEGPALAMVDSDKGITNLHVPSDVIVDASMPAMIRTSGHMWGPDGAEADTLAVLPDSSYAGVYQAVIDDCRAHGAFDPSTMGSVPNVGLMAQKAEEYGSHDKTFEIAAAGTVRLVDAEGNVVLEQKVAKGDVFRACQTKDAPIQDWVKLAVTRARATGDPAVFWLDEGRAHDAQLIAKVKTYLADHDTEGLTIKILSPVEATAFSLERIRRGEDTISVTGNVLRDYLTDLFPILELGTSAKMLSVVPLMNGGGLFETGAGGSAPKHVQQLVKENYLRWDSLGEFLALAVSFEHLATTTGNARAQVLADTLDRATGTFLNEDKSPSRKLGGIDNRGSHFYLALYWAQELAKQTDDAELATAFEALAKTLGEQEETIVSELIAVQGSPVDIGGYYQPDAAKASKIMRPSETLNQALAILG, encoded by the coding sequence GTGACTGACTCGACCATCATCTACACGCACACTGACGAGGCCCCGGCCCTCGCGACGTATTCCTTCCTGCCTGTGATCCAGGCATACGCGTCGACGGCCGGTGTGAATGTCGAGACCCGTGACATCTCCCTGGCCGGTCGGATCATCGCCAGCTTCCCCGAGCACCTGGAAGAGGGCCAGCGCATCGCGGACGCCCTCGCCGAGCTGGGCGAACTGGCGAAGACCCCGGGCGCCAACATCATCAAGCTGCCCAACGTGTCGGCCTCGATCCCGCAGCTCAAGGCCGCGGTCGCCGAGCTCCAGGGCCAGGGCTACGCGCTCCCGGACTACCCGGACGACCCGAAGAGCGACGAGGAGCGCGAGATCCGCGCCCGCTACGACAAGATCAAGGGCAGCGCCGTCAACCCGGTCCTGCGCGAGGGCAACTCCGACCGCCGCGCCCCCGCCTCGGTCAAGAACTACGCCAAGGCCCACCCCCACCGCATGGGCGCCTGGACCTCCGAGTCGAAGACGAACGTCGCCACCATGGGCGCCGACGACTTCCGCTCCACCGAGAAGTCCACCGTGATCACCGAGGCCGGCACGCTCCGCATCGAGCACGTGGCCGCCGACGGCACCACCACCGTCCTGCGCGAGTCCGTACCGGTCCTCGCCGGTGAGGTCGTGGACGCGTCCGTCATGCACGTCGACGCGCTGCGCACCTTCCTGAACGCCCAGATCGAGCGCGCCAAGACCGAGGACGTGCTGTTCTCCGTCCACCTCAAGGCCACGATGATGAAGGTCTCCGACCCCATCGTCTTCGGCCACGTGGTCCGCGCCTTCTTCCCGAAGACCTTCGCCCGCCACGGCGAGACCCTGGCCGCCGCCGGTCTGTCCCCCAACGACGGCCTCGGCACCATCCTGAACGGCCTGGGCGCGCTGCCCGACGCCGCCGCCATCAAGGCCTCGTTCGACGCCGAGCTCGCCGAGGGCCCCGCCCTCGCCATGGTCGACTCGGACAAGGGCATCACCAACCTGCACGTCCCCTCCGACGTGATCGTCGACGCCTCCATGCCGGCGATGATCCGCACCTCCGGTCACATGTGGGGCCCCGACGGCGCCGAGGCCGACACCCTCGCCGTCCTCCCGGACAGCAGCTACGCCGGTGTCTACCAGGCCGTCATCGACGACTGCCGCGCGCACGGCGCCTTCGACCCCTCCACGATGGGCTCGGTGCCGAACGTCGGCCTCATGGCCCAGAAGGCCGAGGAGTACGGCAGCCACGACAAGACCTTCGAGATCGCCGCCGCGGGCACCGTCCGCCTCGTCGACGCCGAGGGCAACGTGGTCCTGGAGCAGAAGGTCGCCAAGGGCGACGTCTTCCGCGCCTGCCAGACCAAGGACGCGCCGATCCAGGACTGGGTCAAGCTCGCCGTCACCCGCGCCCGCGCCACCGGCGACCCGGCCGTCTTCTGGCTGGACGAGGGCCGCGCGCACGACGCGCAGCTGATCGCCAAGGTCAAGACGTACCTCGCCGACCACGACACCGAGGGTCTGACCATCAAGATCCTCTCCCCGGTCGAGGCCACCGCCTTCTCCCTGGAGCGCATCCGCCGCGGCGAGGACACCATCTCGGTCACCGGCAACGTGCTGCGCGACTACCTGACCGACCTCTTCCCGATCCTGGAGCTGGGCACCAGCGCCAAGATGCTGTCGGTCGTCCCGCTGATGAACGGCGGCGGCCTCTTCGAGACCGGCGCCGGCGGCTCCGCCCCGAAGCACGTGCAGCAGCTCGTCAAGGAGAACTACCTGCGCTGGGACTCCCTCGGGGAGTTCCTCGCGCTGGCCGTCTCCTTCGAGCACCTCGCGACCACCACCGGCAACGCCCGCGCCCAGGTGCTGGCCGACACCCTGGACCGCGCGACCGGCACCTTCCTCAACGAGGACAAGTCGCCGAGCCGCAAGCTGGGCGGCATCGACAACCGCGGCAGCCACTTCTACCTCGCCCTGTACTGGGCGCAGGAGCTGGCCAAGCAGACCGACGACGCCGAGCTCGCGACCGCGTTCGAGGCCCTCGCCAAGACGCTGGGCGAGCAGGAGGAGACCATCGTCTCCGAGCTCATCGCGGTGCAGGGCTCGCCGGTGGACATCGGCGGGTACTACCAGCCCGACGCCGCCAAGGCCTCGAAGATCATGCGCCCGTCCGAGACCCTGAACCAGGCGCTCGCGATCCTGGGCTGA
- a CDS encoding chitosanase produces the protein MFTPQRKNRTVALGALLGAALLAAPVAAHATAAPATAPAASTAAAATGLDDPAKKDIAMQIVSSAENSSLDWKAQYKYIEDIDDGRGYTAGIIGFCSGTGDMLDLVEYYTQVRPGNVLAKYLPALRKVDGSDSHAGLDPNFTKDWAKAAQDTEFKKAQDHERDRVYFNPAVKQGKTDGVGTLGQFAYYDAIVMHGDGSDSTSFRNIRKRALTKAKPPAQGGNETTWLNAFLDARVWAMKQEEAHSDTSRVDTAQRVWLKKGNLNLDTPLDWKVYGDPFHIG, from the coding sequence GTGTTCACCCCCCAACGCAAGAACAGGACCGTCGCGCTCGGCGCCCTGCTCGGCGCCGCCCTGCTCGCCGCGCCCGTCGCGGCCCACGCCACGGCGGCCCCGGCCACCGCACCCGCCGCCTCCACCGCGGCGGCCGCGACCGGACTCGACGACCCGGCGAAGAAGGACATCGCCATGCAGATCGTCTCCAGCGCGGAGAACTCCTCGCTGGACTGGAAGGCGCAGTACAAGTACATAGAGGACATCGACGACGGCCGCGGCTACACCGCCGGGATCATCGGGTTCTGTTCCGGCACCGGCGACATGCTGGACCTCGTCGAGTACTACACACAGGTCAGGCCGGGCAACGTGCTCGCGAAGTACCTCCCGGCGCTGCGCAAGGTCGACGGCAGCGACTCGCACGCCGGCCTCGACCCGAACTTCACCAAGGACTGGGCCAAGGCCGCCCAGGACACGGAGTTCAAGAAGGCCCAGGACCACGAGCGCGACCGGGTCTACTTCAACCCCGCCGTCAAGCAGGGCAAGACCGACGGCGTCGGCACCCTCGGCCAGTTCGCCTACTACGACGCCATCGTCATGCACGGCGACGGAAGCGACTCCACCAGCTTCCGCAACATCCGCAAGCGCGCCCTGACCAAGGCCAAGCCCCCGGCCCAGGGCGGCAACGAGACCACCTGGCTGAACGCCTTCCTCGACGCCCGCGTCTGGGCGATGAAGCAGGAGGAGGCCCACAGCGACACCAGCCGCGTCGACACCGCCCAGCGGGTGTGGCTGAAGAAGGGGAACCTGAACCTCGACACCCCGCTCGACTGGAAGGTCTACGGAGACCCCTTCCACATCGGCTGA
- the sigK gene encoding ECF RNA polymerase sigma factor SigK: MDQIARGDQDAFAALYDVVAGPVYGIVVKVLRDRAQSEEVAQEVLIDVWRQAARYRSDKGSVMTWVMTIAHRRAVDRVRSAQAAAAREQDNAAREHTRPYDEVSEQVEVRLESEQVRRCVRGLTELQRQAVSLAYYGGLTYREVAETLGTPLPTVKTRLRDGLIRLRDCMGVNV; encoded by the coding sequence ATGGACCAGATCGCCCGCGGCGATCAGGACGCCTTCGCCGCGCTCTACGACGTGGTCGCGGGTCCCGTCTACGGCATCGTCGTCAAGGTCCTGCGGGACCGGGCGCAGTCCGAGGAAGTGGCCCAGGAGGTGCTGATCGACGTCTGGCGGCAGGCCGCGCGCTACCGCTCCGACAAGGGCAGCGTCATGACCTGGGTGATGACGATCGCGCACCGGCGCGCGGTGGACCGGGTCCGCTCCGCGCAGGCGGCGGCGGCCCGGGAGCAGGACAACGCGGCGCGGGAGCACACCCGCCCCTACGACGAGGTGAGCGAGCAGGTGGAGGTCCGGCTGGAGAGCGAGCAGGTACGCCGCTGCGTGCGCGGCCTCACCGAACTCCAGCGGCAGGCCGTCAGCCTCGCCTACTACGGGGGGCTGACGTACCGCGAGGTCGCGGAGACCCTCGGCACCCCGCTGCCCACGGTCAAGACACGGTTGCGCGACGGCCTGATCCGCCTGCGCGACTGCATGGGGGTCAACGTATGA
- a CDS encoding anti-sigma factor translates to MSTGTDHTHALAGAYALNALDSEERTAFEHHLARCALCPQDVREFTATAARLGSATALPPPPAMRAHVLDRIDTVRQLPPARRGIPSLRRRALPLALAACLAGALALGGTAVWQRDQAVQAGRELRELQDLTDVITAPDARTVVGRTASGAKGTVVVSTARNRAAFVGSGMAPAPAGKTYQLWFADGPGMRPAGLVGGDGSTLMTGPVGRATAVGVTLEPAGGSPRPTSDPVMLMSLAG, encoded by the coding sequence ATGAGCACCGGGACCGACCACACGCACGCCCTTGCCGGCGCCTACGCCCTGAACGCCCTGGACTCCGAGGAACGGACCGCCTTCGAGCACCACCTGGCCCGGTGCGCGCTGTGCCCGCAGGACGTACGGGAGTTCACGGCGACGGCGGCCCGGCTCGGCTCGGCGACCGCCCTGCCCCCGCCGCCCGCCATGCGCGCGCACGTACTGGACCGGATCGACACGGTGCGGCAACTGCCCCCGGCCCGTCGCGGCATCCCGAGCCTGCGCAGGCGCGCCCTGCCGCTGGCCCTCGCGGCCTGTCTGGCCGGGGCGCTCGCCCTGGGCGGCACGGCGGTGTGGCAGCGGGACCAGGCCGTGCAGGCCGGCCGGGAGCTGCGCGAACTCCAGGACCTGACGGACGTGATCACCGCTCCGGACGCCCGGACGGTGGTGGGTCGCACCGCGTCCGGCGCGAAGGGCACGGTGGTGGTGAGCACGGCGCGGAACCGGGCCGCGTTCGTCGGCTCCGGGATGGCGCCCGCACCGGCGGGCAAGACGTACCAACTGTGGTTCGCGGACGGTCCGGGGATGCGACCGGCGGGCCTGGTCGGCGGTGACGGAAGCACCCTGATGACCGGGCCGGTCGGCCGGGCCACCGCGGTGGGGGTCACCCTGGAGCCGGCGGGCGGATCGCCCCGGCCGACGTCCGATCCGGTGATGCTGATGAGTCTGGCCGGTTGA
- the corA gene encoding magnesium/cobalt transporter CorA: protein MFSNLRRAVRRGYRRAVDLSHPARSPLGSAVVNCLVYRDGLRQEDCGEVEEALRRVRKSGEGFVWVGLHEPSQEEITGLAGLFDLHPLAVEDAVNAHQRPKVERYDDTLFAVFKTVRYVEHEELTATSEVVETGELMAFVGEDFVLTIRHGGRGTLGPVREALEAAPDQLAKGPAAVLHAIADHVVDDYVAVTDAVQNDMDAVETAVFSEYGGRGDAGRIYQLKRELLELRRAVAPVGRPLHLLATEPIPLIPPDIRAYFRDVADHLTRATEQIGAYDGLLDSILQAHLAQVTVAQNEDMRKITAWAAIVAVPTMVCGVYGMNFDHMPELHWTYGYPMVVAVMAIACFVIHRGFRRNGWL, encoded by the coding sequence ATGTTCAGCAACCTGCGTCGGGCCGTGCGCCGCGGCTACCGGCGGGCCGTCGACCTCAGCCACCCGGCCCGTTCCCCTCTCGGCAGCGCGGTCGTCAACTGCCTCGTCTACCGCGACGGCCTCCGCCAGGAGGATTGCGGGGAGGTCGAGGAGGCACTGCGGCGGGTCCGCAAGAGCGGCGAGGGGTTCGTCTGGGTCGGCCTGCACGAGCCGAGCCAGGAGGAGATCACCGGGCTCGCCGGGCTGTTCGACCTGCACCCGCTCGCCGTCGAGGACGCCGTGAACGCCCACCAGCGGCCCAAGGTGGAGCGGTACGACGACACCCTCTTCGCCGTCTTCAAGACCGTTCGCTACGTCGAGCACGAGGAGCTGACCGCGACCAGCGAGGTCGTGGAGACCGGCGAGTTGATGGCCTTCGTCGGCGAGGACTTCGTCCTCACCATCCGACACGGCGGCCGCGGCACCCTCGGCCCCGTCCGCGAGGCCCTGGAAGCCGCCCCGGACCAACTCGCCAAGGGGCCGGCGGCCGTTCTGCACGCCATCGCCGATCACGTGGTCGACGACTACGTGGCCGTCACCGACGCCGTGCAGAACGACATGGACGCCGTCGAGACCGCGGTGTTCAGCGAGTACGGCGGTCGGGGCGACGCCGGACGGATCTACCAGCTCAAGCGCGAACTCCTCGAACTGCGCAGGGCGGTGGCGCCCGTCGGTCGACCGCTGCACCTGCTGGCCACGGAGCCGATACCGCTCATCCCGCCGGACATCCGCGCGTACTTCCGCGACGTGGCCGATCACCTCACCCGCGCCACCGAACAGATCGGCGCCTACGACGGTCTCCTCGACTCCATCCTCCAGGCCCACCTCGCGCAGGTGACCGTGGCCCAGAACGAGGACATGCGCAAGATCACGGCCTGGGCCGCGATCGTCGCCGTGCCGACCATGGTCTGCGGGGTGTACGGCATGAACTTCGACCACATGCCGGAGCTGCACTGGACGTACGGATATCCGATGGTGGTCGCGGTCATGGCGATCGCCTGCTTCGTGATCCACCGCGGATTCCGGCGCAACGGCTGGCTCTGA
- a CDS encoding BlaI/MecI/CopY family transcriptional regulator — MNDHDEGGAAGPHPSRRRAQGQLEAQVLAALGESPEAATAGWVQERIGGGIAYTTVITILTRLHDKGAVERERSGRSFRWTPVADGAGLAALRMRKVLDGEADRNAVLASFVTALSPHDERLLRELLGGELPGDGSPGSGPARA; from the coding sequence ATGAACGACCACGACGAGGGTGGCGCCGCCGGCCCGCACCCGTCCCGACGTCGGGCCCAGGGCCAGTTGGAGGCCCAGGTGCTGGCCGCGCTCGGCGAGTCCCCGGAGGCCGCCACCGCGGGCTGGGTGCAGGAGCGGATCGGCGGGGGCATCGCCTACACCACGGTGATCACCATCCTGACCCGCCTGCACGACAAGGGCGCCGTCGAGCGGGAGCGGTCCGGCCGGTCGTTCCGTTGGACGCCCGTCGCGGACGGCGCCGGGCTGGCCGCGCTGCGGATGCGCAAGGTCCTGGACGGGGAAGCGGACCGTAACGCGGTGCTGGCCAGTTTCGTCACCGCCCTGTCGCCCCACGACGAGCGGCTGCTGCGCGAACTGCTCGGCGGTGAGCTGCCGGGCGACGGATCGCCCGGCTCCGGCCCGGCCCGGGCGTGA
- a CDS encoding M56 family metallopeptidase, with protein MGLLVFLPLVLPLTAWPLARPAAQHLHPRTATWLLTGAAAALALCSTLCLALLMVVGTAQLPGNPLPDAWSDPEVRAALPYDEVAGPAAIPALAAVLGCAAAGAWRDRRVRRACRHALAGLADGPVAVLPAAEPYAYALPGPGRHGGRVVVTTALLSALDPAERRALFAHERAHLAGRHHRFQTVVRLAACANPFLRPLRSAVSYTAERWADEEAAARVGNRRTVATAIGKAALLTRATPPGLPAATAGPVPRRVAALLSPAPPAPVWPPLRTAAGLATWGAAAGTTVSALSSANSAVTLICVLRTATAL; from the coding sequence ATGGGCCTGCTCGTCTTCCTTCCCCTGGTTCTGCCCCTGACCGCTTGGCCGCTCGCCCGGCCGGCCGCGCAGCACCTGCACCCGCGCACCGCCACCTGGCTGCTGACCGGCGCGGCCGCCGCGCTGGCCCTGTGCAGCACCCTGTGCCTGGCCCTGCTCATGGTGGTGGGCACCGCCCAACTGCCGGGCAACCCGCTGCCCGACGCCTGGTCGGACCCCGAGGTGCGCGCGGCGCTCCCCTACGACGAGGTGGCCGGCCCCGCGGCGATCCCCGCGCTGGCGGCCGTACTGGGCTGCGCCGCGGCCGGCGCGTGGCGCGATCGCCGGGTCCGGCGCGCCTGCCGGCACGCCCTCGCGGGACTGGCCGACGGGCCGGTGGCGGTGCTGCCGGCCGCCGAACCGTACGCTTACGCGCTGCCCGGCCCGGGCCGGCACGGTGGCCGCGTCGTGGTGACGACGGCGTTGCTGTCGGCACTCGACCCCGCCGAGCGGCGCGCGCTGTTCGCCCACGAGCGGGCGCACCTCGCCGGTCGTCACCACCGGTTTCAGACGGTGGTGCGGCTGGCCGCCTGCGCCAACCCCTTCCTGCGGCCGTTGCGTTCGGCCGTGTCGTACACGGCCGAACGCTGGGCGGACGAGGAAGCGGCGGCCCGGGTCGGCAACCGGCGTACGGTCGCCACGGCCATCGGCAAGGCCGCCCTGCTCACCCGCGCCACTCCCCCGGGGCTCCCCGCGGCCACGGCCGGGCCGGTGCCGCGCCGCGTGGCGGCCCTGCTGTCCCCGGCCCCGCCGGCGCCCGTCTGGCCTCCGCTGCGCACGGCGGCCGGACTGGCCACCTGGGGCGCTGCGGCGGGCACGACGGTCTCGGCGCTCTCGTCCGCGAACTCGGCGGTGACCCTGATCTGCGTCCTGAGAACCGCCACGGCCCTCTGA
- a CDS encoding tellurite resistance TerB family protein, whose translation MALWDRIKESASTMQTQLVATKNDLKSGAFRDASMAMCALVAAADGTIDPDERRRVAQLIAGNEVLRNFDADDLRRRFEANLTKLTADFDFGKVSVLQEIAKAKKKPTEARAVIQIGIVIGGADGDFDKTEQAVVREACFALDLPPHEFDL comes from the coding sequence ATGGCCCTGTGGGACCGCATCAAGGAGTCCGCATCGACGATGCAGACCCAGCTCGTGGCAACCAAGAACGACCTCAAGAGCGGCGCGTTCCGCGACGCGAGCATGGCGATGTGCGCCCTGGTCGCCGCCGCCGACGGGACCATCGATCCCGACGAACGGCGGCGCGTGGCGCAGTTGATCGCCGGCAACGAGGTGCTGCGGAACTTCGACGCCGACGACCTGCGCCGCCGGTTCGAGGCGAACCTGACCAAGCTCACCGCCGACTTCGACTTCGGCAAGGTCAGCGTGCTCCAGGAGATCGCCAAGGCGAAGAAGAAGCCGACCGAGGCGCGCGCCGTGATCCAGATAGGCATCGTCATCGGCGGGGCCGACGGGGACTTCGACAAGACCGAGCAGGCCGTGGTGCGCGAGGCCTGCTTCGCGCTGGACCTGCCCCCGCACGAGTTCGACCTCTGA
- a CDS encoding TOBE domain-containing protein, giving the protein MESYTIGQAARLLGVSVDTARRWADAERFPTRREGSRRMVEGPDLAAFCVQVAQEGDEGEETPSTSARNAFPGIVTAVKLGTVDAQVEIQAGPHRVVSLLTREAVEELGLEVGARAVARVKSTSVFVDRG; this is encoded by the coding sequence ATGGAGTCCTACACGATCGGCCAGGCCGCGCGACTGCTCGGCGTGAGCGTCGACACGGCACGCCGCTGGGCCGACGCCGAACGCTTCCCCACGCGGCGGGAGGGCTCGCGGCGCATGGTCGAGGGCCCGGACCTGGCGGCCTTCTGCGTGCAGGTGGCGCAGGAGGGCGACGAGGGCGAGGAGACCCCTTCCACCTCGGCCCGCAACGCCTTCCCGGGCATCGTCACGGCCGTGAAACTCGGCACGGTCGACGCGCAGGTGGAGATCCAGGCCGGACCGCACCGGGTCGTGTCCCTGCTGACGCGGGAGGCGGTGGAGGAACTGGGACTGGAGGTCGGTGCGCGGGCGGTCGCCCGGGTGAAGTCGACCAGCGTGTTCGTCGACCGGGGCTGA
- a CDS encoding LysR family transcriptional regulator ArgP produces MEELPLEQVRTLLAVVDEGTFDAAAAALHVTPSAISQRVKALEQRTGRVLLMRTKPVRATESGQVVIRFARQLARLERDARAELGLGADEARGPVRLPMAVNADSLATWLLPALTRVPRDPPVCFELHREDEGHTTTLLREGQVMAAVTSTPDPVAGCTVRALGLARYLPVARPDFAARYLTGALERDLREAPVIVFDRRDELQDRFVRTLARGAGSGAGASSIRHHVPTSEGFRDAVAAGLGWGLVPQAQADPLLRSGELVLLTPKRTMDVPLYWQQWKLDSPALAAVAEVIAEAAREALLPPAR; encoded by the coding sequence ATGGAAGAGCTTCCCCTGGAGCAGGTGCGCACCCTGCTCGCCGTGGTCGACGAGGGCACCTTCGACGCCGCGGCCGCCGCCCTGCACGTGACCCCCTCCGCGATCAGTCAGCGCGTGAAGGCCCTGGAACAGCGCACGGGCCGGGTGCTGCTGATGCGCACCAAACCCGTGCGGGCGACGGAGTCCGGGCAGGTGGTGATCCGGTTCGCCCGCCAACTGGCCCGGCTGGAACGCGACGCCCGCGCCGAGCTGGGCCTGGGCGCGGACGAGGCGCGCGGGCCGGTCCGCCTGCCGATGGCGGTCAACGCGGACTCGCTGGCCACCTGGCTGCTGCCGGCGCTGACCCGGGTGCCCCGGGACCCGCCCGTCTGCTTCGAACTGCACCGCGAGGACGAGGGACACACCACGACGCTGCTCCGCGAGGGGCAGGTGATGGCGGCGGTCACCTCCACGCCCGACCCGGTGGCCGGGTGCACGGTCCGGGCGCTCGGGCTGGCGCGCTACCTGCCGGTGGCGCGGCCCGACTTCGCCGCCCGGTACCTGACCGGGGCGTTGGAGCGGGACCTCCGGGAGGCGCCGGTGATCGTCTTCGACCGGCGCGACGAGCTCCAGGACCGGTTCGTACGGACCTTGGCGCGCGGCGCCGGCTCGGGGGCGGGGGCGAGTTCGATCAGGCACCACGTGCCGACCTCGGAGGGGTTCCGCGACGCCGTGGCCGCCGGCCTGGGATGGGGGCTGGTTCCGCAGGCGCAGGCCGACCCGCTCCTGCGGAGCGGCGAGCTGGTGCTGTTGACGCCGAAGCGGACGATGGACGTGCCGCTGTACTGGCAGCAGTGGAAGCTGGACTCGCCCGCGCTCGCGGCGGTCGCGGAGGTGATCGCGGAGGCCGCGCGGGAGGCGCTGCTGCCTCCGGCGCGCTGA
- a CDS encoding LysE/ArgO family amino acid transporter, whose product MTHGITTAGLAGFGTGLSLIVAIGAQNAFVLRQGVRRQSVLPVVAICAVSDALLILLGVAGVGAFVNAWPAALTAVGIAGGTFLIGYGVLAARRVLRPAPGAALTTRGAAPGSARTAVLTCLAMTWLNPHVYLDTVLLVGSLAADRGDLRWAFGGGAVLASLAWFSALGYGSRLLSGLLARPSAWRVLDGLVAATMITMGGLLLAGT is encoded by the coding sequence ATGACACACGGCATCACCACGGCGGGTCTCGCGGGTTTCGGCACCGGTCTCTCCCTCATCGTCGCCATCGGCGCCCAGAACGCGTTCGTCCTTCGCCAGGGAGTGCGCCGGCAATCGGTCCTCCCGGTGGTGGCCATCTGCGCGGTGTCCGACGCGCTCCTCATCCTGCTCGGCGTGGCGGGGGTCGGGGCCTTCGTCAACGCCTGGCCGGCCGCGCTGACCGCCGTCGGGATCGCCGGCGGCACCTTCCTGATCGGCTACGGGGTCCTCGCGGCCCGCCGGGTGCTGCGTCCCGCTCCCGGCGCGGCGCTCACCACGCGGGGCGCGGCCCCCGGGTCCGCCCGCACGGCCGTCCTGACCTGCCTGGCGATGACCTGGCTCAACCCGCACGTCTACCTGGACACCGTGCTGCTCGTGGGCTCCCTCGCGGCGGACCGGGGCGATCTGCGCTGGGCCTTCGGCGGCGGCGCCGTCCTGGCCAGCCTGGCGTGGTTCAGCGCGCTCGGCTACGGATCGCGGCTGCTCAGCGGCCTCCTCGCCCGGCCCTCGGCCTGGCGGGTCCTGGACGGCCTGGTCGCCGCGACGATGATCACCATGGGCGGGCTCCTCCTGGCCGGCACCTGA
- a CDS encoding ADP-ribosylglycohydrolase family protein has protein sequence MTTPVDAARDALEGLALGDAFGELWLPYFRPGDAAIEGIRARRAPHEPTWRWTDDTAMAVSVLRVLREHGTVRQDRLAEAFGAAYVADAHRGYGHGMRRLLPELAKRPASWRTEARNLFDGQGSLGNGAAMRVAPLGAWFHEDLDEVADQAVLSAEVTHAHPEGIAGAVAVAVAAALAARSRDRPVPEASAFLREVAALTPAGQVAQGLRRAAALPADTGPGEAADVLGNGRLIRASDTVPFALWSAARHLDSLLDALWATAEGLGDIDTNCAISAGTVAARTGTAGVPQAWWARREPLPDGAVIA, from the coding sequence ATGACGACACCCGTGGACGCCGCACGTGACGCCCTCGAAGGCCTGGCCCTCGGTGACGCGTTCGGGGAGCTGTGGCTTCCGTACTTCCGACCCGGCGATGCGGCGATCGAGGGGATCCGGGCGCGCCGTGCGCCGCACGAGCCGACCTGGCGCTGGACCGACGACACGGCGATGGCGGTGTCGGTGCTCCGCGTCCTGAGGGAGCACGGCACCGTACGCCAGGACCGATTGGCCGAGGCCTTCGGCGCGGCCTATGTGGCGGACGCCCACCGCGGCTACGGCCACGGCATGCGCCGGCTCCTCCCGGAACTCGCGAAGAGGCCGGCGAGTTGGCGCACCGAGGCGAGGAACCTCTTCGACGGACAGGGCAGTCTCGGCAACGGCGCGGCGATGCGGGTGGCGCCGCTGGGCGCGTGGTTCCACGAGGACCTGGACGAGGTGGCGGACCAGGCCGTGCTGTCGGCCGAGGTCACCCACGCGCACCCGGAGGGGATCGCGGGCGCCGTGGCGGTGGCCGTGGCGGCCGCCCTGGCCGCGCGCAGCCGGGACCGGCCCGTTCCCGAGGCGTCGGCCTTCCTGCGCGAGGTGGCCGCCCTCACACCCGCCGGGCAGGTCGCGCAGGGCCTGCGCCGGGCCGCCGCGCTGCCCGCCGACACCGGGCCGGGCGAGGCCGCCGACGTGCTCGGCAACGGCCGGTTGATCCGCGCGAGCGACACGGTGCCCTTCGCCCTGTGGTCCGCGGCCCGGCACCTGGACAGTCTCCTCGACGCGCTGTGGGCCACGGCGGAGGGTCTCGGCGACATCGACACCAACTGCGCGATCAGCGCCGGAACGGTCGCCGCGCGCACCGGCACGGCCGGTGTCCCGCAGGCCTGGTGGGCGCGGCGGGAACCCCTGCCCGACGGCGCGGTCATCGCCTGA